From Proteiniborus sp. MB09-C3, the proteins below share one genomic window:
- a CDS encoding DHHA1 domain-containing protein, whose amino-acid sequence MTEKIYLENPYLKELTAKIIKKEYSNSKFYITLNRTIIYPHLSGGQPMDKATINDFKVIDVYEENDEIIHVLEDNIHSNIVNMAIDWDTRFDHMQQHTGQHLLSAVIYKLYNANTIGMHIGRDYVYIDVAIPTLSENDVEKIERFANEIIYSNFPVKTYPIENKDIPSIPLRKLPTVDKNIRIVEIENVDITPCAGTHVRNIGEVGIVKIRKWERYKGNTRIEFVCGYRALKDYTLKNYHINNISTLLSSKDIDTYNAVKKLYDDCKLLEKELSDIKTELLKYQISDLISESYTKNNVKIVHKILYGFDLKMAKYAISHILAYSNTVCILCIVENQNKCHILMGRSENLDINMKEIFDSVISIINGKGGGTPELVQGGGTNTANITSLIEKSLELLEKRI is encoded by the coding sequence ATGACAGAAAAAATATATCTAGAAAATCCCTATTTGAAGGAACTTACAGCAAAAATTATTAAAAAAGAATATTCTAATAGCAAATTCTATATTACATTAAATAGAACTATAATATATCCTCATTTATCTGGAGGTCAGCCTATGGATAAGGCTACCATAAATGATTTTAAGGTTATTGATGTATACGAGGAAAATGATGAGATCATTCACGTCCTAGAAGATAACATACATTCTAATATAGTCAATATGGCCATTGATTGGGATACTCGCTTTGACCATATGCAGCAGCATACTGGACAGCATTTACTTTCTGCAGTCATCTATAAATTATATAATGCAAATACTATTGGAATGCACATAGGACGTGATTATGTATATATTGATGTGGCTATACCAACACTTTCGGAGAATGACGTAGAAAAAATCGAAAGATTTGCCAATGAAATAATATATAGTAATTTTCCAGTAAAAACTTATCCTATAGAAAACAAGGATATCCCTTCTATTCCCCTTAGAAAGCTTCCAACAGTGGACAAGAATATCAGAATTGTGGAGATAGAAAATGTTGATATTACCCCTTGTGCTGGAACCCATGTCAGGAATATTGGAGAAGTAGGAATAGTTAAAATAAGAAAGTGGGAAAGGTATAAGGGCAATACCAGAATTGAGTTTGTATGTGGTTATAGAGCTTTAAAAGATTATACGCTAAAAAATTACCACATTAACAATATTTCAACTCTACTATCTTCTAAGGATATAGACACATATAATGCAGTAAAAAAGTTATATGATGATTGTAAACTATTGGAGAAAGAATTATCAGATATTAAGACGGAATTATTAAAATATCAAATTAGTGATCTGATTAGTGAAAGTTATACGAAAAATAATGTGAAAATAGTACACAAAATATTATATGGTTTTGACCTTAAAATGGCTAAATATGCAATATCACACATATTAGCTTACTCTAATACTGTTTGTATACTTTGTATTGTAGAAAACCAAAATAAATGTCATATATTAATGGGTAGATCAGAAAACCTTGACATCAATATGAAAGAAATATTTGACTCCGTGATCAGCATTATTAATGGAAAAGGAGGAGGAACTCCTGAGCTTGTACAAGGTGGAGGGACAAATACAGCTAATATTACTTCTCTTATTGAAAAAAGCCTAGAACTATTGGAAAAAAGGATTTGA
- a CDS encoding aminopeptidase P family protein: MNKELYITTRKKIMDNVEDNSLLVLFSGTAPHKSADADYDFIVNKNFFYMVGIEREKFILLIEKRNKKLKETLFIDKVTPLEEKWTGFRMKEDEAKSISGIESIEPLGYFNDYLNSILFNNDYSNLYLDLERRGWDSDETKALKLAKNIRDKYPHININNSYSIIAKSRMVKTTEEIEMIKKAIDITNQGIKRMMEKSKPGMMEYQLEAYFDFELKTLGAKRHSFNTIAASGENAIVLHYGENNCEMKDGDLILFDLGAEYNNYCADISRTFPVNGRFTERQKEIYNIVLKSQLETIKAVKPGLPFKELNNVTKKVLIEECKKNGLIKEDEEIIKYYYHGVSHYLGLDTHDVGGREVNLEPGMVLTIEPGLYIEEEGIGIRIEDNVVVTEDGCENLSKDIIKSVEEIEAFMNK; the protein is encoded by the coding sequence ATGAATAAGGAACTTTACATAACTACTAGAAAAAAAATAATGGATAATGTGGAAGATAACTCTTTGCTTGTTTTATTTTCTGGTACAGCTCCACATAAATCTGCTGATGCAGATTATGATTTTATTGTAAATAAAAACTTTTTTTACATGGTAGGAATTGAAAGAGAAAAATTTATATTGTTAATTGAAAAAAGAAACAAAAAATTGAAGGAAACGTTATTTATAGATAAAGTAACACCACTGGAGGAAAAATGGACTGGCTTTAGGATGAAAGAAGACGAGGCTAAATCAATATCTGGAATAGAGAGTATTGAACCATTAGGGTATTTTAACGACTATTTAAATAGTATATTGTTTAATAATGACTATTCAAACCTTTACTTAGATTTAGAAAGACGTGGATGGGATTCGGATGAAACCAAAGCATTAAAATTAGCAAAGAACATTAGAGATAAATACCCACATATCAATATAAATAATTCATATAGCATAATAGCAAAATCTAGAATGGTAAAAACAACAGAAGAAATTGAAATGATTAAAAAGGCAATAGATATTACAAATCAAGGGATAAAAAGGATGATGGAAAAATCAAAGCCAGGAATGATGGAATACCAGCTTGAAGCCTATTTTGACTTTGAATTAAAGACACTAGGAGCAAAAAGACATTCATTTAATACAATTGCTGCTTCAGGAGAAAATGCAATCGTATTGCATTATGGAGAAAACAATTGTGAAATGAAGGACGGAGACCTTATCCTATTTGATTTAGGTGCTGAATATAATAATTACTGTGCAGATATCTCTAGAACTTTTCCAGTCAACGGAAGATTTACAGAAAGACAAAAAGAAATATATAATATAGTGCTAAAATCCCAGCTTGAGACAATTAAAGCGGTTAAACCAGGTCTTCCTTTTAAAGAGCTAAATAATGTTACCAAAAAGGTTTTGATTGAAGAGTGTAAAAAGAATGGACTTATTAAAGAAGATGAAGAAATTATTAAGTATTATTATCATGGAGTAAGTCATTACTTAGGACTAGATACTCATGATGTAGGAGGTCGCGAAGTAAATCTAGAGCCAGGAATGGTGCTTACTATAGAGCCAGGATTGTATATTGAAGAGGAAGGAATAGGAATTAGAATAGAGGATAATGTAGTAGTGACAGAAGATGGATGTGAAAATCTATCAAAGGATATTATAAAATCGGTTGAGGAAATAGAAGCTTTTATGAATAAATAA